One window of Burkholderiales bacterium genomic DNA carries:
- a CDS encoding amidase produces MDDDILERDELGAFTRHTHVAVEGSDQGPLAGLTFGAKDIYDVKGHKTGFGSPDWLRTHDAAKTTAPIVQQLLDAGADMVGKTHTDELTFSLHGENHHYGTPVNVNAPGRICGGSSSGSASAVAGGLVDFALGSDTGGSVRAPASLTGIYGLRPTHGRVSLEGARPLAASFDVAGWFARDPEIMERVGAVLLAEERDNTTPKRVLIADDAFELAGHAAAAAVQPALDRVVALVGKSSKLTVSNEGLVNWLDVFRTLQGFEAWQAHGAWVTETRPQLGPGVRQRIEWSSTIPASEVGPASKRREEITERMRGLLRDDAVLALPTVPAIAPLVGADPKTTEDFRARSLTLLCIAGLSRLPQLNLPLGRLNGCPIGLSLIGPRDSDMMLLGIARRLAAAA; encoded by the coding sequence ATGGACGACGACATCCTCGAGCGCGACGAGCTCGGCGCATTCACGCGGCACACGCACGTCGCGGTCGAAGGCTCGGACCAGGGACCGCTTGCGGGCCTCACGTTCGGCGCCAAGGACATCTACGACGTTAAAGGCCACAAGACGGGTTTCGGCAGTCCCGACTGGCTGCGCACGCACGACGCCGCGAAGACCACCGCCCCGATCGTGCAACAGCTGCTCGACGCCGGTGCGGACATGGTCGGCAAGACTCACACCGACGAGCTCACGTTCAGCCTGCACGGCGAGAACCATCATTACGGCACGCCGGTCAACGTCAACGCGCCGGGACGCATCTGCGGCGGCTCTTCGAGCGGTTCGGCGTCGGCGGTCGCGGGCGGCCTCGTCGACTTCGCGCTCGGCAGCGACACCGGCGGCTCGGTGCGCGCGCCGGCGAGCCTCACCGGGATCTACGGCCTGCGGCCGACGCACGGCCGCGTCTCGCTCGAAGGCGCGCGGCCGCTCGCCGCGAGCTTCGACGTCGCCGGATGGTTCGCGCGCGATCCCGAGATCATGGAGCGCGTCGGCGCGGTGCTGCTCGCCGAGGAGCGCGACAACACCACTCCCAAGCGCGTGCTGATCGCCGACGACGCGTTCGAGCTCGCGGGCCACGCGGCAGCCGCGGCGGTACAGCCGGCGCTGGATCGCGTCGTCGCGCTCGTCGGCAAGTCGTCGAAGCTCACCGTCAGCAACGAAGGCCTCGTCAACTGGCTCGACGTCTTTCGCACCTTGCAGGGCTTTGAGGCGTGGCAGGCGCACGGCGCATGGGTCACCGAGACCAGGCCACAGCTCGGACCCGGTGTGCGCCAACGCATCGAGTGGTCGTCGACCATACCCGCGTCCGAAGTCGGCCCCGCGAGCAAGCGGCGCGAGGAGATCACCGAGCGCATGCGCGGCCTGCTGCGCGACGACGCGGTGCTCGCCCTGCCGACCGTTCCCGCCATCGCGCCGCTGGTCGGCGCCGATCCCAAGACGACCGAAGACTTCCGCGCGCGCTCGCTGACCCTGCTCTGCATCGCAGGGCTCTCGCGCCTGCCGCAGCTCAACCTTCCCCTCGGCCGCCTCAACGGCTGCCCGATCGGGCTGTCGCTGATCGGGCCGCGCGACAGCGACATGATGCTGCTGGGGATCGCTCGCCGCCTGGCGGCCGCCGCTTAA
- the mpl gene encoding UDP-N-acetylmuramate:L-alanyl-gamma-D-glutamyl-meso-diaminopimelate ligase: MHIHILGICGTFMGGLAVLAREAGHKVTGCDANVYPPMSTQLQSQGIELIEGYGADQLALNPDVFVIGNVITRGNPLMEAILDKGHRYVSGPQWLHDHVLHGRWVLAVAGTHGKTTTSSMLAWILEHGGLQPGFLIGGVPQNFGVSARLGGTDFFVIEADEYDTAFFDKRSKFVHYPARTAVLNNLEFDHADIFPDLAAIETQFHHFVRTLPQSGLIATNGADANLERVLARASYTPIERFDDERGWQAGPAGRDGAFDVLLQRKAQGTVRWDLLGAHNRSNALAAIAAARHAGIAPAVAIEALARFGNVKRRMEVRGVVREVTVYDDFAHHPTAIETTLAGLRAKVDGARILAVVEPRSNTMKLGVMKQALPGSLAAADRVFCYSGGLTWDAGVALQPLGAKASVHADLGELVGAIAAAAKAGDHVLVMSNGGFGGVHQKLLDALAQPGR, translated from the coding sequence CTCGGCATCTGCGGCACGTTCATGGGCGGGCTTGCGGTGCTCGCGCGCGAAGCCGGCCACAAGGTCACCGGTTGCGACGCCAACGTCTATCCGCCCATGAGCACCCAGCTCCAAAGCCAGGGCATCGAGCTCATCGAAGGCTACGGCGCCGACCAGCTCGCGCTGAATCCCGACGTGTTCGTGATCGGCAACGTGATCACCCGCGGCAATCCGCTGATGGAAGCGATCCTGGACAAGGGTCATCGCTACGTGTCGGGACCGCAGTGGCTGCACGATCACGTGCTGCACGGCCGCTGGGTCCTCGCCGTCGCCGGCACTCATGGCAAGACCACGACGAGCTCGATGCTGGCGTGGATACTCGAGCACGGCGGCTTGCAGCCGGGCTTCCTGATCGGCGGGGTGCCGCAGAACTTCGGGGTGTCCGCGCGGCTCGGCGGCACCGACTTCTTCGTGATCGAAGCCGACGAGTACGACACCGCGTTCTTCGACAAACGGTCCAAGTTCGTGCACTACCCCGCGCGTACCGCGGTGCTCAACAACCTCGAGTTCGATCACGCCGACATCTTTCCCGACCTCGCCGCGATCGAGACCCAGTTCCATCACTTCGTGCGCACGCTGCCCCAGTCGGGCCTGATCGCCACCAACGGCGCCGATGCGAACCTCGAGCGCGTGCTCGCGCGCGCGAGCTACACGCCGATCGAGCGCTTCGATGACGAGCGCGGCTGGCAGGCCGGACCCGCCGGCCGTGACGGCGCTTTCGACGTGCTTTTGCAGCGCAAGGCCCAGGGCACGGTGCGCTGGGATCTCCTCGGCGCGCACAACCGCTCGAACGCGCTCGCGGCGATCGCGGCCGCGCGCCATGCGGGCATAGCGCCGGCCGTCGCCATCGAGGCCCTCGCGCGCTTCGGGAACGTCAAGCGCCGCATGGAAGTGCGCGGCGTGGTGCGCGAGGTGACGGTGTACGACGACTTCGCGCACCATCCGACGGCGATCGAGACGACCCTCGCGGGCCTGCGCGCCAAAGTCGACGGCGCGCGCATACTGGCCGTCGTCGAGCCGCGGTCGAACACCATGAAGCTCGGCGTGATGAAGCAGGCGCTCCCGGGCAGCCTCGCGGCCGCCGATCGCGTGTTCTGCTACAGCGGCGGCCTCACCTGGGACGCCGGCGTAGCGCTCCAACCGCTCGGCGCCAAGGCGAGCGTGCACGCCGATCTCGGCGAGCTCGTCGGGGCGATAGCGGCGGCCGCGAAGGCGGGCGATCACGTGCTCGTCATGAGCAACGGCGGTTTCGGCGGCGTCCACCAGAAGCTGCTGGACGCGCTCGCACAACCAGGGAGATAA
- a CDS encoding YqiA/YcfP family alpha/beta fold hydrolase yields MIIYIHGFLSSALSFKAGLLRRRMAELRRGREIATPELPLRPTQAVAMLQPLVEAHLECGVSLIGSSLGGYYATWLAEKYGVRAVLVNPAVRPYELLAQYVGPQTNLYTGAHDVLTAEDVDALRALEVGRVTPERYLLMVETGDEVLDYRAAVERYRGADQQVIEGGDHGFSDFADHMDAALAFCGVTPGGGVLPV; encoded by the coding sequence TTGATCATCTACATCCACGGCTTCCTGAGCTCCGCCCTGTCCTTCAAAGCCGGCCTGCTCCGCCGCCGCATGGCGGAGCTCCGGCGCGGGCGCGAGATCGCCACGCCCGAGCTCCCGCTGCGGCCGACGCAGGCGGTGGCGATGCTGCAACCGCTGGTCGAGGCGCACCTCGAATGCGGCGTGTCGCTGATCGGGAGCTCGCTCGGCGGTTATTACGCGACGTGGCTCGCGGAGAAATACGGCGTGCGTGCGGTGCTGGTGAATCCGGCGGTACGGCCGTACGAGCTCCTCGCGCAATACGTAGGCCCGCAGACCAATCTCTATACCGGCGCCCACGACGTCCTCACCGCGGAGGACGTCGATGCGCTGCGCGCGCTCGAGGTCGGGCGCGTGACGCCGGAGCGCTATCTCCTCATGGTCGAGACCGGTGACGAGGTGCTCGACTATCGCGCGGCGGTCGAGCGCTACCGCGGCGCCGACCAACAGGTCATCGAAGGCGGCGACCACGGTTTTTCGGATTTCGCCGACCACATGGACGCCGCCCTCGCGTTCTGCGGGGTGACGCCGGGCGGGGGCGTCCTCCCGGTATAA